ACACACTTGTCAACGAGTTTGGCGAGATGAGTTTCTCCTTCGTAGCACCAGATGGCTACTTTTGGACGTTGTTAGAAGCTTCGTAAAATTGTCACAAGATATCCACATAAACTAAATCTCCTCCGTCTCTGGCAGTGGAAAGGTTTCACCAGCTAAATAAGCATCAAAGTGCTGTTGGAAGTAAAGCCAAGAAGTCATATCTTCCACATCAAGAAACGATTTTGGTGCTTGTTTGTACAAAGGAACGCGGGTATTGATTTCATCTTGCAGCAGTTGCGGCAACTCGCTAAAACCATTCACTTTGCTTCCATAAGCACTGTAGATGAGATGACCAAGGCGTGTGCCCATTTTCATCCAAGGCAGCCACTGACCAATTCTATCCCAACTCAGCTTGAGTTCAGTTACCGAAGGAAGTTCAGAGTTCAATAAATCTGCGGTGGGAACGGTTAATTTAAACAATTCTGCCGCTTGATAAATTCTGTGTGGAGTATACTCAGCAAACTTGGGATTTTCTGCCAGAGGATTAGGGTAAGTGGGAAATATATCAAATACGAAGGTTGTAGTGTCTCCCTCCACTGGCGCTGGAAACTTGCCTTTAAAATGACCCTGCACGGGATTATTGGCAACATGTACCACTGACACTGTTTCTCCCGTCCAAGGATTATCCCACTTGTGCAAAATCTCACCTGTTTCTGGATGAAGGTAATAAGTCAGTTCCCTAGAAGTAAAATCCCAGCTACCCTCTGTTGTAGGAATACATCTACTCACGCTCATACCCACAATCTTAAAGAGGAGTTTTTTCTTCTCCCCTGGGAGAAAAGCGTAAATATTTCCCTTCCAGGTGAGAAAGGTAGATTCTTTAGGGTCAACAGATGAGCGAGTTTTCACCCACTGCTGGGCATCAAATTCTTTGATTTCGGCAACCATCGACAGCATCCTTTAGTGAAATCTTCTATTGAATCTTAAGTTGGTTCCAAAGACTGAGTGTCAAGCCGACGAAACAGAAATA
The sequence above is a segment of the Mastigocladopsis repens PCC 10914 genome. Coding sequences within it:
- a CDS encoding DUF1838 domain-containing protein; translation: MVAEIKEFDAQQWVKTRSSVDPKESTFLTWKGNIYAFLPGEKKKLLFKIVGMSVSRCIPTTEGSWDFTSRELTYYLHPETGEILHKWDNPWTGETVSVVHVANNPVQGHFKGKFPAPVEGDTTTFVFDIFPTYPNPLAENPKFAEYTPHRIYQAAELFKLTVPTADLLNSELPSVTELKLSWDRIGQWLPWMKMGTRLGHLIYSAYGSKVNGFSELPQLLQDEINTRVPLYKQAPKSFLDVEDMTSWLYFQQHFDAYLAGETFPLPETEEI